In Prevotella sp. oral taxon 475, one DNA window encodes the following:
- the groL gene encoding chaperonin GroEL (60 kDa chaperone family; promotes refolding of misfolded polypeptides especially under stressful conditions; forms two stacked rings of heptamers to form a barrel-shaped 14mer; ends can be capped by GroES; misfolded proteins enter the barrel where they are refolded when GroES binds) codes for MAKEIKFDIEARDLLKNGVDKLANAVKVTLGPKGRNVVIEKKFGAPQITKDGVTVAKEVELEDHFENTGAQLVKSVASKTGDDAGDGTTTATILTQAIVNEGLKNVTAGANPMDLKRGIDKAVKVVVDFIKDNAEKVENNYDKIEQVATVSANNDPEIGKLLADAMRKVSKDGVITIEESKSRDTSIGVVEGMQFDRGYLSGYFVTDADKMEAVMENPYILIYDKKISNLKDFLPVLQPAAESGRPLLVIAEDVDSEALTTLVVNRLRGGLKICAVKAPGFGDRRKAMLEDIAVLTGGLVISEEKGLKLEQATLEMMGTCDKVVVSKDNTTIVNGAGEKQLIADRVAQIKNEIANTTSSYDKEKLQERLAKLAGGVAVLYVGANSEVEMKEKKDRVDDALCATRAALEEGVVAGGSTTYIRALDALKGLKGDNADEQTGINIVERAIEEPLRQIVINAGEEGAVVVQKVREGKGDFGYNARTGEYEDMRKAGIIDPAKVARVALENAASIAGMFLTTECLIVEKPSDTPAMPMGNPGMGGMM; via the coding sequence ATGGCAAAAGAAATTAAATTTGATATAGAGGCACGCGATCTATTGAAGAATGGTGTAGACAAACTGGCTAACGCTGTCAAGGTAACGTTAGGCCCGAAAGGTCGCAATGTTGTGATTGAAAAGAAATTCGGTGCACCGCAGATCACCAAAGACGGCGTCACTGTAGCTAAGGAAGTGGAACTCGAAGATCACTTCGAGAACACCGGTGCACAGCTTGTTAAGAGCGTGGCCTCAAAGACCGGAGACGATGCCGGAGACGGAACCACGACGGCAACCATCCTCACACAAGCCATCGTAAACGAGGGTCTGAAGAATGTTACTGCCGGAGCCAACCCCATGGACTTGAAACGCGGCATCGACAAAGCCGTGAAAGTGGTGGTAGACTTTATCAAAGACAACGCCGAAAAGGTGGAAAACAACTACGATAAGATTGAGCAGGTGGCAACAGTGAGTGCCAACAACGACCCCGAAATTGGCAAACTCTTGGCCGATGCCATGCGCAAGGTGAGCAAAGACGGCGTGATCACGATTGAAGAGAGCAAGAGCCGCGACACCAGCATTGGCGTGGTAGAGGGCATGCAGTTCGATCGGGGTTATCTCTCGGGCTACTTTGTGACCGATGCCGACAAGATGGAGGCTGTCATGGAAAATCCTTACATTCTGATTTACGACAAGAAGATCAGCAACCTCAAAGATTTCCTCCCCGTATTGCAGCCTGCTGCCGAGAGCGGACGTCCGTTGTTGGTCATCGCAGAAGATGTTGACTCAGAAGCTCTCACAACACTTGTGGTCAATCGACTGCGTGGCGGCTTGAAGATTTGTGCAGTAAAGGCTCCCGGATTCGGCGATCGCCGCAAGGCTATGCTGGAAGATATTGCCGTGCTGACGGGCGGTTTGGTCATCAGCGAAGAGAAAGGACTCAAGCTGGAGCAGGCTACACTCGAGATGATGGGCACCTGCGACAAGGTGGTTGTGTCGAAAGACAATACTACCATCGTAAACGGTGCCGGCGAAAAGCAACTCATCGCCGACCGTGTGGCTCAAATCAAAAACGAGATTGCTAATACCACCAGCTCTTACGACAAGGAAAAACTGCAAGAACGCTTGGCTAAACTTGCCGGAGGCGTGGCCGTTCTCTACGTAGGAGCTAACAGCGAGGTGGAGATGAAGGAAAAGAAAGACCGCGTAGACGATGCTCTTTGCGCCACCCGCGCTGCTCTTGAAGAGGGCGTTGTGGCAGGCGGAAGCACCACATACATCCGTGCACTCGACGCGTTGAAAGGTTTGAAGGGCGACAATGCAGACGAACAAACGGGTATCAACATCGTCGAACGGGCCATCGAAGAGCCGCTCCGCCAGATTGTCATCAATGCCGGCGAAGAGGGTGCAGTGGTTGTTCAGAAAGTGCGTGAGGGTAAAGGCGACTTCGGTTACAATGCCCGCACCGGTGAGTATGAAGATATGCGTAAAGCAGGAATCATCGATCCGGCTAAAGTGGCTCGCGTAGCATTGGAAAATGCCGCCTCTATCGCAGGTATGTTCCTTACCACCGAATGCCTGATTGTTGAAAAACCGTCGGACACTCCGGCCATGCCGATGGGCAATCCCGGTATGGGCGGCATGATGTAA
- a CDS encoding winged helix-turn-helix domain-containing protein, producing the protein MAEKKATKTSGATAAVATEKKAVAVKKPAAKKTSKPTWGIDAESVGFRAGDVYQALSSAGKALTVAQIAKASEKSEEEVLLGIGWLFKEGKIKGEGQLVTLA; encoded by the coding sequence ATGGCAGAAAAGAAAGCAACCAAAACTTCTGGTGCAACCGCAGCGGTTGCGACCGAGAAGAAAGCCGTAGCAGTGAAGAAACCCGCAGCAAAGAAAACATCGAAACCTACTTGGGGAATAGATGCCGAGAGCGTGGGCTTCAGAGCAGGAGATGTTTATCAAGCTCTCTCTTCGGCAGGCAAAGCCCTGACCGTGGCACAGATTGCTAAAGCGTCTGAAAAGAGTGAAGAAGAGGTGCTCTTAGGCATCGGCTGGCTCTTTAAAGAAGGAAAAATCAAAGGTGAAGGTCAACTCGTCACTTTAGCTTAA
- the aspS gene encoding aspartate--tRNA ligase: protein MYRTNTCGELRLSDAGKNVTLAGWVQRVRRMGGMSFVDIRDRYGITQLVFNEAENKELCDRANRLGREFCIQATGTVNQRESKNPHLPTGDIEIIARELTVLSESETPPFTIEENTDGGDDIRMKYRYLDLRRPNVRKNLELRHRMTILIRNFLDSRDFIEVETPILIGSTPEGARDFVVPSRMNPGQFYALPQSPQTLKQLLMVSGFDRYFQIAKCFRDEDLRADRQPEFTQIDCEMSFVEQDDVIDLFEDMARHLFREIRGVELPAKLRQMPWHEAMKLYGSDKPDLRFGMEFVELADVLKGAGEFSVFNSAEYIGGICVPGCADYSRKQLNELTDFVKRPQIGASGLVFVKFEADGGVKSSIDKFYSPEVFARLKQAMDAKDGDLVLIMSGDKPNKTRTQLCALRLEMGERLGLRDKDRFECLWIVDFPLFEWSDEEQRLMATHHPFTMPHPDDIPLLDTHPERVRAKAYDFVCNGIEVGGGSLRIHDGALQEKMFHILGFTPERAMAQFGFLINAFKYGAPPHAGLAFGLDRLVSIFAGLNSIRDCIAFPKNNSGRDVMLDAPSTIAAQQLDELCLKVDLHQ, encoded by the coding sequence ATGTATAGGACGAATACTTGTGGAGAACTTCGCCTCTCGGATGCAGGCAAAAATGTAACGCTGGCAGGCTGGGTTCAGCGCGTAAGAAGAATGGGTGGCATGTCGTTCGTAGACATTCGCGATCGATATGGCATCACGCAGCTGGTGTTTAACGAAGCGGAAAATAAGGAACTCTGCGACCGAGCCAACCGTTTGGGACGCGAATTCTGCATTCAGGCAACGGGCACAGTGAACCAACGTGAAAGCAAAAACCCCCATCTACCCACAGGAGACATCGAAATCATTGCCCGCGAACTGACCGTTCTGAGCGAAAGCGAGACACCTCCGTTCACCATTGAGGAAAATACCGATGGAGGAGACGACATTCGGATGAAGTATCGCTATCTCGACCTGCGCCGTCCGAACGTGCGAAAGAACTTAGAACTGCGTCATCGTATGACGATTCTGATCCGTAACTTCCTCGATAGTCGCGACTTCATCGAAGTAGAGACACCTATTCTCATCGGTTCTACACCCGAGGGAGCACGCGATTTCGTGGTGCCCTCGCGCATGAATCCGGGACAGTTCTATGCGCTTCCGCAAAGTCCGCAAACGCTCAAGCAGCTGCTGATGGTGAGCGGATTCGACCGATATTTCCAAATTGCCAAGTGTTTTCGCGACGAAGACCTGCGCGCCGACCGTCAACCCGAGTTTACGCAGATAGACTGTGAGATGAGTTTCGTAGAGCAAGACGATGTCATCGACCTCTTTGAAGACATGGCCCGACATCTCTTCCGCGAGATTCGTGGCGTAGAACTGCCGGCCAAGCTACGTCAAATGCCCTGGCACGAGGCCATGAAGCTGTATGGCAGCGACAAGCCCGACCTGCGTTTTGGAATGGAATTCGTAGAATTGGCCGACGTTCTGAAAGGAGCGGGCGAGTTTAGTGTCTTCAATTCGGCAGAATATATTGGTGGAATCTGCGTTCCCGGCTGTGCCGACTACTCGCGCAAGCAACTCAACGAACTCACCGACTTCGTTAAGCGTCCGCAAATAGGGGCAAGTGGATTGGTGTTCGTCAAGTTCGAGGCCGACGGTGGAGTGAAGAGCAGCATCGATAAGTTCTATTCGCCCGAGGTGTTCGCCCGTCTCAAACAGGCTATGGACGCAAAGGATGGCGACCTGGTGCTCATCATGAGCGGCGACAAACCCAATAAAACCCGCACCCAGCTTTGTGCCCTGCGCTTAGAAATGGGCGAGAGATTGGGGCTACGCGACAAAGATCGTTTCGAGTGTCTTTGGATTGTCGACTTCCCTCTCTTTGAATGGAGCGACGAGGAACAACGCCTCATGGCTACTCATCACCCCTTCACGATGCCTCATCCCGACGACATCCCGCTGCTCGACACGCATCCCGAGCGCGTGCGTGCCAAGGCCTACGACTTCGTTTGCAACGGAATCGAAGTGGGTGGCGGCAGTCTTCGAATTCATGACGGGGCTCTACAGGAGAAGATGTTCCACATCCTGGGTTTTACTCCCGAGCGAGCCATGGCACAGTTCGGCTTCCTTATCAATGCCTTTAAATACGGTGCGCCCCCTCATGCCGGACTGGCATTCGGTCTCGATCGCCTTGTTTCCATCTTTGCGGGGCTTAATTCGATTCGCGATTGTATCGCTTTCCCCAAGAACAATAGTGGCCGCGACGTGATGCTCGATGCTCCTTCGACCATTGCAGCTCAACAGCTCGACGAACTTTGCTTAAAGGTTGATTTACATCAATAA
- a CDS encoding transglycosylase domain-containing protein, with product MRRKIIYYAQWGEQRLRTFWHWYKGLYRGRNWAFRTAVGLVSGIVFFFLYLGMVDCNFLWLFGKSPGFAQIKNPTTSQASEIYSADGQLIGKYFNENRTPVKFDEVNPLFWKTLIDTEDERFYHHFGIDVPGMLGAVKDAVARNDARGASTITQQLAKNMFRVRTQYSTGLLGKIPGIRMLIMKSKEWIIATKLEMLYNKNEILTMYANTVDFGANSYGIKTACKTYFNTTPKDLTTEQAATLVGMLKATTYYNPISHPENSLRRRNVVLSNMVRHGDLSRQVYDSLCSVPIRLKYSVESNYDGQAKYFREAVADYLKEWCQSNGYDLYSSGLKIYTTIDTRMQRYAEEAAMKQMRQIQQNFKNHWGNNDPWVDERGRVIPDFIEGIARKQPVYKWLLEKYPNQPDSIHYYLNKPHQVRVFDYQKGEIEMQLSTMDSIRYMVKFMHCAFVAMEPQTGAVKAWVGDIDFGSWKYDKVTAMRQPGSTFKLFVYTEAMNQGLTPCDKRRDEYISMQVYDKVKREVTTWTPSNANGSFSGDSLPLKAAFAKSINSVAVRLGQEMGIKRIIETARKMGIKSPLDDAPSLALGSSDVNLLELTDAYCTIAADGQHHEPVLVTRIEDKDGNEVFVGPTTTEQVVPYKSAFLVQQLLMGGMREPGGTSQSLWGYVGNYRDTDFGGKTGTSNNHSDAWFMGVSPRLVVGAWVGGEYRSIHFRTGALGQGSRTALPICGYFLQAVFRDPAFKQYHAKFGNPKDADITRDMYLCASYYPQAKRDTTESDSASADGLIILDGEGNPIKDVNPNDLKPTEQGTEKKRSHPTEQPLNLDEL from the coding sequence ATGCGTCGAAAAATCATCTATTATGCACAATGGGGGGAGCAAAGGCTCCGCACCTTCTGGCATTGGTATAAAGGTCTGTATCGGGGCCGAAACTGGGCATTCAGAACGGCCGTAGGTTTGGTCTCGGGCATTGTATTCTTTTTCCTCTATCTGGGGATGGTAGACTGTAACTTCCTGTGGCTCTTCGGGAAGTCGCCCGGGTTTGCTCAGATCAAGAACCCCACCACGTCGCAAGCCTCCGAGATATATAGTGCCGACGGACAACTCATCGGCAAATACTTCAACGAGAATCGCACGCCGGTGAAGTTCGACGAGGTGAATCCACTCTTTTGGAAGACGCTCATCGACACCGAAGATGAACGATTCTATCACCACTTCGGTATCGACGTTCCTGGAATGCTCGGAGCAGTGAAAGATGCCGTGGCGCGGAACGATGCCCGCGGCGCGTCAACCATCACTCAGCAGTTGGCCAAGAATATGTTCCGCGTTCGCACGCAATATTCCACCGGACTGCTCGGTAAGATTCCCGGCATTCGCATGCTTATCATGAAGAGCAAGGAATGGATCATTGCCACCAAGCTGGAGATGCTCTACAACAAGAACGAGATTCTTACGATGTATGCCAATACCGTCGATTTCGGAGCTAATTCGTATGGCATCAAAACGGCCTGCAAAACCTATTTCAATACTACACCAAAAGATCTGACCACTGAACAGGCCGCTACGCTCGTGGGAATGCTCAAGGCCACAACCTATTACAATCCCATCTCGCATCCGGAAAACAGTCTGCGCCGCCGCAACGTGGTGCTTTCGAATATGGTTCGGCACGGCGATTTGAGTCGCCAGGTATACGACTCGCTCTGCTCAGTTCCCATCCGTCTGAAATACAGCGTTGAGAGCAACTACGACGGTCAGGCGAAATATTTCCGCGAAGCCGTGGCCGACTATCTCAAAGAGTGGTGTCAAAGCAACGGGTACGATCTCTACAGCAGTGGTCTGAAAATCTATACCACCATCGACACCCGCATGCAGCGATATGCCGAGGAGGCCGCAATGAAACAGATGCGGCAGATTCAGCAGAACTTCAAAAACCACTGGGGCAACAACGATCCGTGGGTAGACGAACGAGGACGAGTCATTCCCGACTTCATCGAAGGCATTGCCCGCAAGCAACCTGTCTACAAATGGCTCTTAGAGAAATATCCCAATCAGCCCGACTCTATTCATTATTACCTCAATAAGCCGCATCAGGTGCGGGTATTCGATTATCAAAAAGGAGAAATCGAGATGCAACTCTCCACGATGGACTCCATTCGCTACATGGTGAAGTTCATGCACTGCGCCTTCGTAGCCATGGAACCGCAGACGGGTGCTGTGAAAGCCTGGGTGGGCGACATTGACTTCGGGTCGTGGAAGTATGACAAGGTGACGGCTATGCGCCAACCCGGTTCCACCTTCAAACTCTTTGTCTACACCGAAGCGATGAACCAAGGACTGACTCCCTGCGATAAACGCCGCGACGAATATATCTCAATGCAGGTCTACGACAAAGTGAAACGAGAAGTGACGACGTGGACACCCTCTAACGCCAATGGCTCTTTCTCGGGCGACTCCCTCCCCCTGAAAGCCGCTTTCGCCAAAAGTATCAACTCAGTGGCTGTGCGATTAGGACAAGAGATGGGCATCAAGCGCATCATCGAGACTGCTCGAAAGATGGGCATCAAGAGTCCGCTCGATGATGCCCCCTCACTGGCTTTGGGCTCGAGCGACGTCAATCTGCTCGAACTCACCGACGCCTACTGCACCATTGCCGCCGACGGTCAGCATCATGAGCCTGTGTTGGTCACCCGTATTGAGGATAAAGACGGGAACGAAGTGTTTGTCGGTCCCACCACTACCGAGCAAGTTGTACCCTACAAAAGTGCCTTTCTTGTTCAGCAACTCCTCATGGGTGGCATGCGCGAACCAGGCGGCACCTCGCAAAGTCTTTGGGGATATGTGGGAAACTATCGTGACACCGACTTCGGCGGAAAAACCGGAACCTCCAACAATCACTCCGATGCTTGGTTCATGGGGGTGAGTCCGCGACTCGTCGTCGGAGCCTGGGTGGGTGGCGAATATCGAAGCATTCACTTCCGAACCGGAGCCTTGGGGCAAGGCAGTCGCACGGCTCTGCCCATCTGCGGCTACTTCCTACAGGCCGTTTTCCGCGATCCTGCTTTCAAACAATATCATGCCAAGTTCGGCAATCCGAAAGATGCCGACATCACCCGCGACATGTACCTCTGCGCCAGCTATTATCCCCAAGCTAAACGCGATACCACTGAGAGCGACAGTGCTTCAGCCGACGGTCTCATTATCCTCGATGGCGAGGGCAATCCTATCAAAGACGTCAACCCCAACGACCTCAAACCCACCGAGCAGGGTACAGAAAAGAAACGCTCGCATCCCACCGAGCAGCCCCTCAACCTCGACGAATTATAA
- a CDS encoding YfhO family protein, with the protein MEIWKKYLPDVVAVVVFAVISLAYFMPATLDGRILYQHDASAGRGAGQEVLQYREQTGKISRWTNSTFGGMPTYQTSPSYQSMGVLVAATKAYHLWLPDYVWYVFAYLLGFYILLRAFDFRHSLAVLGAVVWAFSSYFFIIIAAGHIWKVMALAYLPPMIAGVILAYRGKWASGLVLTALFSAFEINANHVQMTYYYLFILLFIVIAYGVQAFRERQMTRFLKATLACIVGAALGICINLSNLYHTWQYGQESMRGKSELVKKNTANQTNSGLERDYITQWSYGIGETWTLLIPNAKGGTSAVPMSANKIVQEKGSPELSYLYQQMGQYWGEQPGTSGPVYVGAFVLMLFILGLFIVKGPMKWALLAATVLSILLSWGKNFMGLTDFFIDYVPMYAKFRTVASILVIAEFTIPLLAMLALKQIVDEPDLLRSKMKYLYVSFGLTAGMALLFALMPGVFFSDFISTDEMRALSQFPSEQLTPILTNLRTVRQAIFAADCWRTFWIIVIGTALLLLFTTKRLKAPYAIAAITLLCLVDMWQVNKRYLNDGMFVESTVRDTPQPLTPTDRQILQDKALDYRVLNLASNTFNENETSYYHKSIGGYHAAKLRRYQELIEAYISPEMQRLMPALVKAGGDMTRVNGDSLYPVLNMLNTKYFILPLQNNQTVPLQNPYAFGNAWMIDRISYVDNANAELDALAHIDLKHEAVADKRFQSVLGQSQPQGNVAKAVLTKYAPDQLTYSLETDKGGILVFSEVYYPEWTATVDGHPVEVGRVNYLLRAIHVKPGRHEVVLSFFPQSVQRTELVAYIAYALLVLLTIGLIFWNRKSKKRERV; encoded by the coding sequence ATGGAAATATGGAAGAAATATCTGCCCGATGTGGTGGCAGTAGTGGTGTTTGCAGTCATCTCGTTGGCCTATTTTATGCCCGCAACCCTTGATGGACGAATTCTCTATCAGCACGACGCATCGGCCGGAAGAGGAGCCGGACAAGAGGTTCTGCAATATCGTGAGCAGACAGGAAAGATCTCGCGGTGGACCAACTCCACCTTTGGCGGAATGCCTACCTATCAAACCTCGCCCTCGTATCAGAGCATGGGTGTGCTCGTAGCTGCCACAAAAGCCTATCACCTGTGGCTACCCGACTATGTGTGGTACGTCTTTGCCTATCTCCTGGGCTTCTACATCCTGCTCAGAGCCTTCGACTTCCGGCACTCGTTAGCCGTTCTGGGTGCTGTGGTATGGGCCTTTTCCAGTTATTTCTTCATTATTATAGCTGCCGGGCACATCTGGAAAGTCATGGCCTTGGCCTATCTTCCGCCGATGATAGCGGGCGTCATACTGGCCTATCGTGGGAAATGGGCCAGCGGCCTCGTCCTCACGGCCCTCTTTTCGGCCTTCGAAATCAATGCCAATCACGTGCAGATGACCTATTACTACCTATTCATCCTCCTGTTCATCGTGATCGCCTACGGCGTGCAAGCTTTCAGAGAGCGACAGATGACTCGCTTTCTGAAAGCCACGCTGGCCTGTATCGTGGGAGCCGCGCTGGGCATTTGCATCAATCTTTCCAATCTGTATCACACCTGGCAGTATGGACAGGAATCGATGCGGGGTAAAAGCGAATTGGTGAAGAAGAATACCGCCAACCAAACCAACAGCGGATTGGAGCGAGACTATATCACGCAATGGAGCTACGGCATCGGTGAAACCTGGACGCTGCTCATCCCCAACGCCAAGGGAGGAACGTCTGCCGTGCCGATGTCTGCCAACAAAATCGTGCAGGAGAAAGGCTCCCCCGAACTCTCTTATCTCTACCAACAGATGGGGCAATACTGGGGAGAGCAGCCGGGAACCTCAGGTCCCGTCTATGTCGGGGCCTTTGTGCTGATGCTCTTCATCCTCGGTCTTTTCATTGTGAAAGGGCCGATGAAGTGGGCTTTGCTTGCGGCCACCGTCCTATCGATATTGCTCTCGTGGGGAAAGAACTTCATGGGCCTCACCGACTTTTTCATCGATTACGTCCCGATGTATGCCAAGTTCCGCACGGTAGCCTCGATTCTGGTCATCGCCGAATTCACCATCCCTCTGCTGGCCATGCTGGCCTTGAAGCAGATTGTCGACGAGCCCGATCTTCTGAGGAGCAAGATGAAATACTTATATGTCAGCTTCGGTCTCACCGCCGGTATGGCCCTACTCTTCGCCCTGATGCCCGGCGTCTTCTTTTCCGACTTCATCTCGACCGACGAAATGCGTGCTCTGTCGCAGTTCCCCTCCGAGCAGCTCACACCCATTCTCACCAATCTGCGCACCGTCCGTCAAGCCATTTTCGCCGCCGACTGTTGGCGCACGTTCTGGATCATCGTCATTGGAACAGCCCTTCTGTTGCTCTTCACAACCAAACGACTGAAAGCTCCATACGCCATTGCCGCCATCACTCTGTTGTGTTTGGTAGACATGTGGCAGGTGAACAAGCGATACCTCAACGACGGCATGTTTGTCGAGTCTACCGTTCGCGACACCCCACAGCCCCTCACGCCCACCGACCGGCAGATTCTTCAAGACAAAGCTCTCGACTATCGTGTGCTCAACCTCGCCTCGAACACTTTTAACGAGAACGAAACCTCCTACTATCACAAGAGTATCGGCGGCTATCACGCTGCCAAGTTGCGCCGTTACCAAGAGCTCATCGAAGCCTACATCTCTCCCGAGATGCAACGCCTCATGCCCGCCCTCGTGAAAGCCGGCGGCGATATGACCCGCGTCAACGGCGACTCGCTCTATCCCGTTCTCAACATGCTCAACACCAAATATTTCATTCTCCCCCTTCAAAACAACCAAACCGTTCCTCTTCAAAACCCCTACGCCTTCGGCAACGCCTGGATGATAGACCGCATCAGCTATGTCGACAACGCCAATGCCGAACTCGATGCCCTGGCCCATATCGACCTCAAGCACGAAGCCGTGGCCGACAAACGCTTCCAGTCCGTCCTTGGGCAGAGCCAGCCGCAGGGCAACGTTGCCAAAGCCGTTCTCACGAAGTACGCCCCCGACCAGCTCACCTATAGCCTCGAGACCGACAAAGGCGGCATCCTCGTCTTCTCCGAAGTCTATTATCCCGAGTGGACCGCCACCGTCGACGGCCATCCCGTCGAAGTGGGCCGCGTCAACTATCTCCTCCGTGCCATCCACGTCAAGCCCGGCCGCCATGAAGTCGTGCTGAGCTTCTTCCCTCAGTCCGTCCAGCGTACCGAGCTCGTGGCCTATATCGCCTACGCTCTCTTAGTGCTCCTCACCATCGGCCTGATTTTCTGGAACCGGAAAAGCAAGAAAAGAGAACGCGTATGA
- a CDS encoding transcriptional regulator translates to MTSKQTYTTPLSHIIRLTTDGDLAQQQFPVNSHHSISEGDAKQGDFFDEEDETQFEERPWSEVSY, encoded by the coding sequence ATGACAAGCAAACAAACATACACCACGCCCCTCAGCCACATCATCCGTCTCACAACCGATGGCGACCTGGCTCAGCAACAGTTTCCCGTCAATTCTCACCATTCCATCAGCGAGGGTGACGCCAAGCAGGGCGACTTCTTCGACGAAGAAGACGAAACGCAGTTTGAAGAACGGCCCTGGAGCGAGGTGAGCTATTAG
- a CDS encoding co-chaperone GroES → MNIQPLADRVLVLPAPAEEKVGGIIIPDTAKEKPLNGTIVAVGEGTKDEKMILQAGDRVLYGKYAGTELEYEGEKYLMMRQSDVLAIVK, encoded by the coding sequence GTGAACATTCAACCATTGGCAGACAGAGTGCTGGTGCTCCCGGCACCTGCCGAAGAAAAGGTAGGCGGAATTATCATTCCCGACACAGCAAAAGAAAAACCGCTCAACGGAACCATCGTGGCCGTGGGCGAAGGAACGAAAGACGAGAAGATGATTCTCCAAGCAGGCGACCGTGTTCTCTACGGTAAATATGCCGGAACAGAACTGGAATATGAGGGCGAGAAATATCTGATGATGCGCCAAAGCGACGTTCTCGCCATCGTGAAGTAA
- a CDS encoding leucine-rich repeat domain-containing protein: MKRILFYLVALVYSCQLMAQSFILNNADGIPLKYDIINTNPRQVRLTGRGTIPAGFTGTDLNLPGFILYGGNSYQVVEIGEQAFYTENKFTNFHISEGVLRLKKSAIAQGRYVSVTLPSSLEKIEDPQMFWSETLKYVYGLENTKITELPENTFGDCYALEYVKLPSQLQVIGGYCFMQTNLTALEIPATVKKIGDNAFMMSNIAEFDIPASVEEIGWAAFTSNNVSKIRMHRAIPPTASGQLFYNLTNLSIFVPTEATLTYETTAHWADLKGTYREEVPIGTSGYATLYLETENFEVPAGCTAYIITEVKKESGQYQAKTEAFAAGNIIPAGQAVILKGTAGQTYAYKANLTGTPVTIAKNLLVGTAIEQTLNAAGYKYFLFGSGPDGQGFYRQTGHDINSIHLKAHKAGLRLPSTAIGSAKSFVIDFSTPETTGIRSVGSAVQPSKEDVYFDLQGRRVLHPTRGIYIVNGKKVVKE; the protein is encoded by the coding sequence ATGAAGAGAATTCTATTTTATTTAGTTGCGCTTGTATATTCGTGTCAACTCATGGCGCAGAGTTTCATCCTCAACAATGCCGATGGCATTCCTTTGAAGTACGACATCATCAACACCAATCCGCGCCAAGTAAGACTCACCGGGCGTGGAACAATTCCAGCCGGTTTCACCGGGACAGATTTAAATCTCCCTGGCTTCATTTTGTATGGAGGAAATTCCTACCAAGTTGTTGAAATCGGTGAACAAGCTTTCTATACGGAGAATAAATTCACTAACTTCCATATCTCAGAAGGTGTTTTAAGGCTCAAAAAGAGTGCCATAGCTCAAGGTCGATATGTTTCCGTTACGCTGCCCAGCAGTTTGGAAAAGATAGAAGATCCCCAAATGTTTTGGAGTGAAACCCTTAAATATGTTTATGGGCTTGAGAATACCAAAATCACCGAATTGCCAGAGAATACTTTTGGTGATTGTTACGCCTTGGAGTATGTCAAATTGCCCTCTCAATTGCAAGTAATCGGCGGTTATTGTTTTATGCAGACCAATCTTACGGCGTTGGAGATTCCTGCCACGGTAAAGAAAATCGGAGATAACGCTTTTATGATGAGCAATATTGCCGAGTTTGATATTCCCGCCTCGGTGGAAGAAATTGGATGGGCAGCATTTACTTCTAACAACGTGTCGAAAATAAGGATGCATCGCGCTATTCCTCCTACTGCAAGTGGTCAGCTATTTTATAATCTTACGAATCTGAGCATCTTTGTTCCAACTGAGGCCACACTCACCTACGAAACGACAGCACATTGGGCAGACTTGAAAGGAACCTATCGCGAAGAGGTGCCGATCGGCACCTCTGGTTACGCCACGCTCTATCTCGAAACCGAGAACTTCGAGGTGCCGGCAGGTTGTACGGCCTACATCATCACCGAGGTGAAAAAGGAAAGCGGGCAATATCAAGCCAAGACCGAGGCCTTTGCTGCCGGCAACATCATCCCCGCCGGGCAAGCTGTGATATTGAAAGGCACGGCCGGACAAACCTATGCCTACAAGGCCAACCTGACCGGAACACCCGTTACCATTGCTAAGAATCTGCTTGTGGGCACGGCTATCGAGCAAACCCTCAACGCTGCGGGTTACAAATATTTCCTCTTCGGCAGCGGTCCCGACGGACAAGGCTTTTACAGGCAGACCGGGCACGACATCAACTCGATTCACCTCAAGGCGCACAAAGCCGGATTGCGACTCCCCAGCACCGCCATCGGTTCGGCCAAGAGCTTCGTGATCGACTTCTCTACGCCCGAAACCACCGGCATCCGCTCCGTCGGTTCCGCAGTCCAGCCGAGTAAAGAAGACGTTTACTTCGACTTGCAAGGTCGTCGCGTTCTTCATCCCACCCGCGGCATTTACATTGTCAATGGAAAGAAAGTAGTCAAGGAATAA